From Nicotiana tabacum cultivar K326 chromosome 20, ASM71507v2, whole genome shotgun sequence, one genomic window encodes:
- the LOC107769321 gene encoding polygalacturonase-1 non-catalytic subunit beta-like precursor (The RefSeq protein has 5 substitutions compared to this genomic sequence), whose amino-acid sequence MHTKPLSFCILLVLLFNVVVAGNGDNSGESGNPFTPKGYLIRYWKKQVSNDLPKPWFLLNKASPLNAAQYATYTKLVADQNALSTQLHSFCSSANLLCAPDLSPSLEKHSNDVNFASYNDKNFTNYGTTRAGGFDAFKNYSDGENIPVDSFRRYSRDSGGHDDKFSNYAPDGNVIDQAFNTYGTNAAGGTGKFTNYGPNVNVPNIRFTSYSDAATGRNQDFTTYSQNANAGDQAFTNYGKNGNGADSKFTSYGTDTNVIGSTFTNYGQTANGGNQNFTSYGTNGNVPENNFKNYGAGGNGPTETFTNYRDQSNVGDDSFQNYIKDTNAGEANFVNYGQSFNEGTDKFTGYGKGANDPKVNFKTYGVNNTFKDYVKDSATFSNYHNKSSQVLASLTEVNGGKMVNNRWVEPGKFFREKMLKSGTIMPMPDIKDKMPKRSFLPRVIAAKLPFSTSKIGEMKKIFHAGDDSPVAKMIGDALTECERAPSAGETKRCINSAEDMIDFATSVLGRNVVVRTTENTKGSKENIIIGSVKGINGGKVTKSVSCHQSLFPYLLYYCHSVPKVRVYEADILDPNSKAKINHGVAICHVDTSSWGPSHGAFVALGSGPGKIEVCHWIFENDMTWAIAD is encoded by the exons ATGCACACCAAACCTCTTTCTTTCTGCATCTTACTTGTTCTCCTGTTCAAT GTTGTTGTAGCTGGAAATGGAGATAATTCTGGTGAATCTGGGAACCCATTTACACCGAAAGGTTATCTGATTAGGTACTGGAAGAAACAAGTCTCAAATGACTTGCCAAAGCCATGGTTTCTTCTCAACAAAGCGTCACCATTGAATGCTGCACAATATGCAACTTACACAAAGCTTGTAGCAGATCAGAATGCACTCTCCACACAGCTTCACTCCTTTTGCTCTTCAGCAAATCTGCTGTGCGCCCCAGATTTGTCACCTAGTCTTGAAAAACACAGCAACGATGTCAACTTTGCATCTTACAATGACAAGAACTTCACCAATTACGGCACTACCAGAGCTGGCGGATTTGACGCGTTCAAGAATTATTCTGACGGAGAAAACATCCCTGTAGATTCTTTCAGACGCTACAGTAGAGACTCCGGTGGCCATGATGATAAATTTTCCAATTATGCCCCTGATGGGAATGTAATTGACCAAGCTTTCAACACCTATGGCACAAATGCTGCTGGGGGTACTGGTAAATTTACAAACTATGGTCCAAATGTTAATGTCCCCAATATTAGGTTCACTTCCTATTCCGACGCAGCTACTGGTCGGAATCAAGATTTTACTACCTACTCACAAAATGCTAATGCTGGTGACCAAGCTTTCACTAACTATGGCAAAAATGGGAATGGGGCTGATAGTAAATTCACCAGCTATGGTACCGACACCAATGTTATAGGTTCAACATTTACAAATTATGGTCAGACAGCAAATGGTGGGAACCAAAATTTCACATCTTATGGTACCAATGGAAATGTTCCTGAAAATAATTTCAAGAACTATGGTGCTGGTGGTAATGGTCCAACTGAGACCTTTACTAACTACAGAGATCAATCAAATGTTGGTGATGACTCGTTTCAGAACTATATCAAGGATACAAATGCTGGTGAAGCAAATTTTGTCAACTATGGTCAATCTTTTAATGAAGGTACTGATAAATTCACTGGCTACGGTAAAGGTGCTAACGACCCAAAAGTTAATTTCAAAACTTATGGGGTTAATAACACTTTCAAAGATTATGTCAAAGATTCTGCCACATTTTCTAATTACCACAACAAATCATCCCAAGTTTTGGCTTCGTTGACTGAGGTCAACGGTGGCAAAATGGTGAATAACCGGTGGGTTGAGCCCGGAAAGTTTTTCCGGGAGAAGATGTTGAAGAGTGGTACAGTTATGCCTATGCCAGATATAAAGGATAAGATGCCTAAAAGGTCTTTTTTGCCCCGGGTGATTGCTGCCAAATTACCATTTTCTACCTCCAAGATTGGCGAGCTGAAGAAAATCTTTCACGCTGCCGATGACTCTCCGGTAGCAAAGATGATCGGCGATGCTTTGACGGAGTGTGAAAGAGCACCGAGCGCCGGCGAGACCAAACGGTGTATTAACTCAGCTGAAGATATGATTGATTTTGCAACTTCAGTTTTGGGCCGGAACGTCGTCGTTCGAACAACAGAGAATACAAAAGGGTCAAAGGAGAATATCATGATAGGATCAGTCAAAGGAATCAACGGTGGAAAAGTCACCAAATCAGTGTCTTGTCATCAGAGCTTGTTCCCTTACTTGCTCTATTACTGCCATTCGGTTCCTAAAGTTCGGGTCTACGAAGCGGATATCTTGGACCCGAATTCAAAGGCCAAAATCAACCATGGAGTTGCTATTTGCCATGTGGATACGTCTTCATGGGGACCCACTCACGGAGCATTTGTTGCACTCGGGTCGGGACCCGGGAAGATTGAGGTTTGTCACTGGATCTTTGAAAATGACATGACTTGGGCAATTGCTGATTGA